GACGGCTTCGGCAGGTTCGCCATGATCAGCCGACTCAGGTACTCGTTCGGGTACTCCCCCGCGAGGTCCAAGACCAGCCGGCTCACCATGTCCAGGTGCTCCACAACGTTGGCGTGAACGCGATTCACCTTTCTCTGATCCGTCAGGCAGCTGTAGCTCCGCAGCAAAAGAGCACAGTAGTTGGCAAGAAAGACAAGACAGTAGTAGCGGCAgttcgcctccagcagctgaagagtgaaaagcagcgacgccgtgcgATCGATCGTGCGCCACTTCTGCTTCCCTTCATTGGAGCTGTGCGCATCAGCGTTTGACTGGGCGGTGTGCTCCGCGGCGCCCGAGCAGATCTTCAGGTTGCGCACCTTTGCGTAGTCGATAaagccgccaccgtcgccgagccTGGCCTCCTTCCACAGCATcaggcagtgcagcagcatctgAGTGTGGGTGATGGTGAAGATGCAGTAGCGCGCGGCGAGCCCGGTGACCTTCTCCACATGCGCTGTGGAGGGGATCAGCTGTAGGTACGTGTGCCCAATATCAGCGAGCAACCGATAGTAGTCCATGATATGAGTCAGGTCCCCGTCAAGCGGCAGGAAGACGTCAACTACCTTGGTATCGTACACGGGCTGTGCACCGTTCGTCCTTGCGTCCGTCTGCTCCGCAGagtcgccgccatcgccccTGTCATCGCTGCCCGGCAGCTCGTCCGCCTTGTCCGTCACGCTACCCCCACGCacgggctgcggctgcacatCGTTGCACGAGCCCAGCGGACCGTCAACGGCCGGGCCTGCGCCGACGTCCTCCTGCACACCGTCcttcggcagcgacgcgccgccgccctcaaAACCAGCGTTGCGCTCcttctgcagcaccgcccttGTGAACGTGTCCCAGAAGCGCCGCCCGGGGTGCCGTgtcagcgcctgcacaaAGTACACTTCCGACACGGTGAAGCGGCCTTCCTGCGCGGCCTTCACGCCGCGGTAAAACACCTCCGGGTGTCCTTCGCCCTCCAAGGGCACCGAGGACTGCCTGTTGCCCATTCCAGCGCGGGCACTGTGGGCAGAGCGGCAGGCAACGGCAGATGCGTAAAGGAGAGCGGAGAGCGGAGTGGCCGGCGATGACACTCGTCAACTGCGcagccgggggaggggggagggggagccgCTGTGCGGTGGACAGCAGAGGAAGTGCGAGGAAGGCTCGTGGGAGCAAAGCGGGAAGCGAGAGGCACACGGACGCTGTTATTTCAGCTGCTCGCAAGCACGaggcaggggaggagggggggggtgcaaCGAGAGGCGTGGGGGAGAGCAGGATGGAGGCATGAAGCACATGCTTCACGGAGGGTGGACAGCACCAGAAGCCGCCGTCACAGCAGTGCTGTAGCAATACAGGCATCAAGAGCCACATCACCGCGGATCCGAATTCGGCGCCtgcccgtgtgcgtgtgtcgcgcgcgcgcaactGCCCCGCCAGCCGGctcacgtgcagcagcataCAATGCGGTGGGCCTGGTCTTCTGCCTACGGGTTGTTTGTGTCCGTCGGGCGTGCCCCTCACAGATCGCCACGGGCCACGCGGGCTACTGAGTGCGACTACCCTCGAGGAAAGCGGGATGCCGATTGTGCTTCGTCACGCACGCAAGGGAGcaaagaaggggagaagCAAAGGCGCAGTTCGATTCCCGCACAGgcgccccctcttccgccCTCGAAGCCAGCCACGTCGTGCGGGTGAAAACAGTCTCTTCAATCAGTGTGGCCGGAGGCGAGCCCGTGCGAGGtgaggcagccacggcacgGTCcgcaagggggggggcacaccGATACGACATCACGCAGCCAa
This Leishmania major strain Friedlin complete genome, chromosome 31 DNA region includes the following protein-coding sequences:
- a CDS encoding putative sodium stibogluconate resistance protein; amino-acid sequence: MGNRQSSVPLEGEGHPEVFYRGVKAAQEGRFTVSEVYFVQALTRHPGRRFWDTFTRAVLQKERNAGFEGGGASLPKDGVQEDVGAGPAVDGPLGSCNDVQPQPVRGGSVTDKADELPGSDDRGDGGDSAEQTDARTNGAQPVYDTKVVDVFLPLDGDLTHIMDYYRLLADIGHTYLQLIPSTAHVEKVTGLAARYCIFTITHTQMLLHCLMLWKEARLGDGGGFIDYAKVRNLKICSGAAEHTAQSNADAHSSNEGKQKWRTIDRTASLLFTLQLLEANCRYYCLVFLANYCALLLRSYSCLTDQRKVNRVHANVVEHLDMVSRLVLDLAGEYPNEYLSRLIMANLPKPSNFDRECLSSMGASSHMGSQKILSFGNDQHRHLYASGYPWSPTQSALIPLILARTVRLTVQENVSRHSQAQLRSPAERLSYHYTRWHFNSGLVIVPGCSLYMLKKSLPGFVPGKSTFAHYATMAEHEELHVPRAAADVHWQRGSAAVPVPEDGGGAAPGSHRNPRKSEDSADAEKREALTKKCEERLIKKRRHINTDLHLSDERTCVALCLEEACALALPSLLLSCVLQKATREPHFREFMNNAMNLVLGLYGPASSEWHMMASFLRKHLEG